A genomic region of Serinus canaria isolate serCan28SL12 chromosome 1A, serCan2020, whole genome shotgun sequence contains the following coding sequences:
- the MRPL42 gene encoding 39S ribosomal protein L42, mitochondrial, protein MAMSLRTVWSSLLWMRSAVTCKQVPLQNGAVYHACHKSTYSVLPEDYNCKVELAVTSDSKTIVCYHPSLEIPYEHTKPIPRPDPVNNKEENLDQVLKSRLNEKELKNSRGPTIEELSKMFYTTKHRWYPVGQYHRRRKNPNPPKDR, encoded by the exons ATGGCAATGTCACTTAGAACTGTGTGGTCCAGCCTCCTTTGGATGCGTTCAGCAGTAACCTGCAAGCAGGTCCCACTGCAGA ATGGAGCAGTGTATCATGCTTGCCATAAATCTACATACTCAGTTCTCCCTGAAGACTACAATTG caaagTGGAACTTGCAGTGACATCTGATTCGAAGACAATTGTCTGCTACCACCCTTCACTTGAGATTCCATACGAGCATACAAAA CCCATACCACGGCCAGATCCAGTGaataataaagaagaaaaccttGATCAAGTTTTAAAATCCAGATTGAATGAAAAAGAGCTAAAGAACAGTAGAGGTCCTACAATTGAAGAGCTCAGCAAAATGTTTTACACAACAAAACATCGCTGGTATCCTGTGGGACA gtatCATAGGAGACGCAAGAATCCTAATCCTCCTAAAGACCGATAA